In Salinarimonas sp., a genomic segment contains:
- the ilvC gene encoding ketol-acid reductoisomerase, which yields MRVYYDRDADINLIKGKKVAVVGYGSQGHAHALNMKDSGVAEVAIGLREGSASARKAEAAGLKVMSVADAARWADVVMMLTPDELQADIYKDHLEANMKQGAALMFAHGLNVHFNLITPRADLDVLMVAPKGPGHTVRSEYQRGGGVPCLVAIAQDASGNAHDLGLSYASAIGGGRAGIIETTFREECETDLFGEQVVLCGGLVELIRAGFETLTEAGYSPEMAYFECLHEVKLIVDLIYEGGIANMNYSISNTAEYGEYVTGPRIITPETKAEMKRVLDDIQTGKFTRDWMLENKVAQTSFKAIRARNAAHPIEDVGARLRDMMPWIKEKALVDKDKN from the coding sequence ATGCGCGTCTATTACGATCGCGACGCCGACATCAACCTGATCAAGGGCAAGAAGGTCGCCGTCGTCGGCTATGGCAGCCAGGGCCACGCCCATGCGCTGAACATGAAGGATTCGGGCGTCGCCGAGGTCGCGATCGGCCTGCGCGAGGGCTCCGCCTCCGCCCGCAAGGCCGAGGCCGCCGGCCTCAAGGTCATGAGCGTCGCCGACGCGGCGCGCTGGGCCGACGTCGTCATGATGCTCACGCCCGACGAGCTGCAGGCGGACATCTACAAGGACCACCTCGAGGCCAACATGAAGCAGGGCGCCGCCCTTATGTTCGCCCACGGCCTCAACGTCCACTTCAACCTGATCACGCCCCGCGCCGATCTCGACGTCCTGATGGTCGCGCCCAAGGGCCCGGGCCACACCGTGCGCTCCGAGTACCAGCGTGGCGGCGGCGTGCCGTGCCTCGTGGCCATCGCTCAGGACGCCTCGGGCAATGCGCACGATCTCGGCCTCTCCTACGCCTCCGCCATCGGCGGCGGGCGCGCCGGCATCATCGAGACGACCTTCCGCGAGGAGTGCGAGACCGACCTGTTCGGCGAGCAGGTCGTGCTCTGCGGCGGCCTCGTCGAGCTGATCCGCGCCGGCTTCGAGACGCTGACCGAGGCGGGCTACTCGCCGGAGATGGCCTATTTCGAGTGCCTCCACGAGGTGAAGCTGATCGTCGACCTCATCTACGAGGGCGGCATCGCCAACATGAACTACTCGATCTCCAACACGGCCGAGTACGGCGAGTACGTCACCGGCCCGCGCATCATCACGCCCGAGACCAAGGCCGAGATGAAGCGCGTGCTCGACGACATCCAGACCGGCAAGTTCACCCGCGACTGGATGCTCGAGAACAAGGTCGCCCAGACCTCCTTCAAGGCCATCCGCGCGCGCAACGCCGCCCATCCGATCGAGGACGTCGGCGCGCGCCTGCGCGACATGATGCCCTGGATCAAGGAGAAGGCGCTGGTCGACAAGGACAAGAACTGA
- the pdxY gene encoding pyridoxal kinase PdxY produces MNILSIQSHVAYGHVGNASAVFPMQRLGCEVWPIHTVQFSNHTGYGAWKGRVFDGPAIEELVEGIAERGVLPSCDGVLSGYMGSSDIGTAVLSAVARVRTANPDALYCCDPVIGDVGRGVFVRPGIPEFMRDHAVPAADIVTPNQFELDFLAGRDTKTLADAKAAVGAVQERGPRVVLVTSLHVEDTPDGCIDLLAGEGGRFWRLRTPMLSVSVNGAGDAIAALFFVHYARSGSAETALAEAGAAIYGLLKRTQDAGSREILTVAAQDEFVNPTRRFPVEAV; encoded by the coding sequence ATGAACATCCTCTCGATCCAGTCCCACGTCGCCTACGGCCATGTCGGCAACGCCTCGGCCGTCTTCCCCATGCAGCGCCTCGGCTGCGAGGTCTGGCCGATCCACACGGTCCAGTTCTCGAATCATACCGGCTACGGCGCCTGGAAGGGCCGCGTCTTCGACGGGCCGGCCATCGAGGAGCTGGTGGAGGGCATCGCCGAGCGCGGCGTGCTGCCGTCCTGCGACGGCGTGCTCTCCGGCTACATGGGCTCCTCCGACATCGGCACGGCCGTCCTGTCGGCCGTCGCGCGGGTGCGAACGGCGAACCCGGACGCGCTCTATTGCTGCGATCCCGTCATCGGCGATGTCGGCCGCGGCGTCTTCGTGCGCCCGGGCATCCCGGAATTCATGCGCGACCACGCCGTGCCGGCGGCGGACATCGTCACGCCGAACCAGTTCGAGCTCGACTTTCTCGCCGGCCGCGACACGAAGACGCTCGCCGACGCCAAGGCCGCGGTCGGCGCCGTGCAGGAGCGCGGGCCGCGGGTCGTGCTCGTCACCTCGCTTCACGTCGAGGACACGCCCGACGGCTGCATCGACCTGCTGGCGGGGGAGGGCGGGCGCTTCTGGCGGCTGCGCACGCCGATGCTCTCGGTCTCGGTCAACGGCGCGGGGGATGCGATCGCGGCGCTCTTCTTCGTCCATTACGCCCGCTCCGGCTCGGCCGAGACGGCGCTCGCGGAAGCGGGGGCTGCGATCTACGGCCTGCTCAAGCGCACGCAGGACGCCGGCTCGCGCGAGATCCTCACGGTGGCGGCGCAGGACGAGTTCGTGAACCCGACGCGGCGCTTCCCCGTCGAGGCGGTTTGA
- a CDS encoding VOC family protein: MTLTLSRLHHVGMIVSDLDVAMAFYDKLLGMKPTQRADIDKSAGLARQFQVERTVARVAFYEVSGGVAVELIEVREPPEAKVQPQAYVPGSKHVCFLVEDVDATYEAMKAEGYVFHGEPCHFGDETPELKGMKFAYFRDPDGNIVEIIEDPNKKGLLAKAAQTVGLG, from the coding sequence ATGACCCTCACCCTCTCGCGCCTGCACCATGTCGGCATGATCGTCAGCGACCTCGACGTCGCCATGGCCTTCTACGACAAGCTGCTCGGCATGAAGCCGACGCAGCGCGCCGACATCGACAAGTCCGCCGGTCTCGCCCGCCAGTTCCAGGTGGAGCGGACGGTGGCGCGCGTCGCCTTCTACGAGGTCTCCGGCGGGGTCGCCGTCGAGCTGATCGAGGTGCGCGAGCCGCCCGAGGCCAAGGTGCAGCCCCAGGCCTACGTTCCGGGCTCCAAGCACGTCTGCTTCCTCGTCGAGGACGTCGACGCCACCTACGAGGCGATGAAGGCGGAGGGCTACGTCTTCCACGGCGAGCCCTGCCATTTCGGCGACGAGACGCCGGAGCTGAAGGGCATGAAGTTCGCCTACTTCCGCGATCCCGACGGCAACATCGTCGAGATCATCGAGGACCCGAACAAGAAGGGCCTCCTCGCCAAGGCTGCGCAGACCGTCGGCCTGGGGTAG
- a CDS encoding DUF924 family protein → MSALATDREIVDFWEAAGPEKWFSKDEALDGEIRERFGETHQAAASGRLDEWELTPQGSLALLILLDQFPRNMFRGTKDVYRTDAAALLVAERAIERGHHKAFPPPMCRFFFLPFQHAEDLAMQERAVALSEEAGDEDGVKWARHHRDIVARFGRFPHRNAILGRETTPEEAAFLEESAFRG, encoded by the coding sequence ATGAGCGCGCTCGCCACCGACCGGGAGATCGTCGATTTCTGGGAGGCCGCCGGCCCGGAGAAGTGGTTCTCGAAGGACGAGGCCCTCGACGGCGAGATCCGCGAGCGCTTCGGGGAGACGCACCAGGCGGCCGCCTCCGGCCGGCTCGACGAGTGGGAGCTCACCCCGCAGGGATCGCTCGCTCTGCTCATCCTGCTCGATCAGTTTCCGCGCAACATGTTCCGCGGCACCAAGGACGTCTACCGCACGGACGCGGCGGCGCTGCTCGTCGCCGAGCGGGCGATCGAGCGCGGGCACCACAAGGCCTTCCCGCCGCCGATGTGCCGCTTCTTCTTCCTGCCCTTCCAGCACGCCGAGGACCTCGCCATGCAGGAGCGCGCGGTGGCGCTCAGCGAGGAGGCCGGGGACGAGGACGGAGTGAAGTGGGCGCGCCACCATCGCGACATCGTCGCCCGCTTCGGCCGCTTCCCGCACCGCAACGCGATCCTCGGCCGGGAGACGACGCCCGAGGAGGCGGCGTTCCTCGAGGAGAGCGCCTTCCGCGGCTGA